In Phlebotomus papatasi isolate M1 chromosome 1, Ppap_2.1, whole genome shotgun sequence, the following proteins share a genomic window:
- the LOC129809638 gene encoding DNA-binding protein P3A2 isoform X2, protein MDTSEEAIEMIEDAAITGASDDDDGSPSSPESAYDDGKDLMNIAMGDDVTAQLAAAGPVGVAAAAAIASAKKKKRPHSFETNPSIRKRQQNRLLRKLRQTIFEFATRVGQQAIVLVATPGKPNTSYKVFGAKPLEDVVKNLKSIVMEELETALAQQAPPPPQEDPSLFELPPLIIDGIPTPVEKMTQAQLRAFIPLMLKYSTGRGKPGWGRESTRPQWWPLELPWANVRMDARTEEEKQKISWTHALRKIVINCYKYHGREDLLPAFSEEDEKANILATSNATTTTSSNVGVLKFHNGGTVTSASNQQTTKIQIQSPTQTIANAQVCLDPLALTDVDYTQNMLQTITNADGSLSIIHVDPNNSIITLPDGTTAQVQGVALTTQGEGTTVHTVQGIEGNGQTENMTVDLTEAGLGQENQLIITGEDGQGYPVSVSGMITVPVSSMYQMVANIQHLHQNGDGTVCLTPIQVPQSQLHSLRHLSASNKVIQATLKGQTSNLIYHIKQEASSEASANNNNNLEGSQTGGANGNPFGVKEESLEARRATSAIEHADSSHTQAIIDAEGNLIIQMRTAPAPPATSASSGSPAAPHSAPPQPVKVDFEP, encoded by the exons AGCCCAACTGGCAGCTGCTGGACCAGTTGGAGTAGCCGCAGCGGCAGCCATTGCTTCCGCAAAGAAAAAGAAGCGGCCACACTCTTTCGAGACGAATCCCTCTATCCGAAAGCGACAGCAGAATCGTCTCCTGCGCAAACTGAGA CAAACTATTTTTGAGTTCGCCACGAGGGTAGGTCAACAAGCCATTGTCCTGGTGGCGACACCTGGAAAACCAAATACCAGCTACAAA GTTTTCGGCGCTAAGCCGCTTGAGGATGTAGTGAAAAACCTCAAAAGTATTGTAATGGAGGAGCTAGAGACAGCACTGGCTCAGCAAGCACCTCCCCCACCTCAAGAAGATCCATCTCTCTTTGAGCTCCCTCCGCTCATCATCGACGGCATCCCGACGCCAGTGGAAAAAATGACACAGGCTCAGCTGAGGGCCTTCATTCCGCTCATGCTCAAGTATTCAACGGGCCGAGGGAAGCCTGGCTGGGGCAGAGAGTCTACGCGACCTCAGTGGTGGCCTCTGGAGCTGCCCTGGGCCAATGTACGAATGGACGCTCGCACAGAAGAGGAAAAACAGAAGATCAGCTGGACCCATGCACTACGCAAGATCGTTATCAATTGCTACAAATACCATGGGAGGGAGGACCTACTGCCGGCGTTCTCGGAGGAAGATGAGAAAGCCAATATTTTGGCCACGTCCAATGCCACAACAACGACATCATCCAAT GTGGGGGTGTTGAAATTTCACAATGGGGGAACTGTGACGTCGGCAAGCAATCAGCAAACTACTAAGATTCAGATTCAGTCGCCGACACAGACAATAGCAAACGCACAGGTTTGCCTAGACCCGTTGGCACTAACAGATGTGGAT TACACACAGAATATGCTACAGACCATCACAAATGCGGATGGATCCCTGTCAATAATCCACGTGGATCCTAACAATTCAATAATCACACTTCCAGACGGAACTACTGCACAAGTTCAAGGAGTTGCG CTGACAACCCAAGGTGAGGGCACCACCGTTCACACGGTACAGGGCATCGAGGGCAACGGCCAGACAGAGAATATGACAGTGGACTTGACTGAAGCTGGTTTGGGTCAGGAGAACCAGCTAATCATCACAGGCGAAGACGGACAAGGCTACCCAGTGTCCGTTAGCGGAATGATCACCGTCCCCGTGTCCTCCATGTACCAGATGGTGGCCAACATCCAGCATCTACATCAAAATGGCGACGGCACCGTCTGCCTCACGCCCATTCAGGTACCCCAATCCCAATTGCATAGTCTCCGGCACCTCAGTGCCTCCAACAAAGTCATCCAGGCCACGCTAAAGGGCCAGACCTCCAATCTCATCTACCACATCAAGCAGGAGGCCTCTTCGGAGGCCTCCGCAAATAACAACAACAACTTGGAGGGATCGCAAACAGGGGGCGCCAATGGGAATCCATTTGGTGTAAAGGAGGAGTCTCTGGAGGCGCGGAGGGCGACCAGTGCCATCGAACACGCTGATTCTAGTCACACGCAGGCCATCATTGATGCCGAAGGCAATCTCATAATACAGATGCGCACTGCTCCAGCCCCACCCGCCACCTCTGCTTCCTCCGGCAGCCCAGCGGCGCCCCATTCCGCTCCTCCGCAACCTGTCAAAGTTGACTTTGAGCCCTGA
- the LOC129809638 gene encoding DNA-binding protein P3A2 isoform X6: MDTSEEAIEMIEDAAITGASDDDDGSPSSPESAYDDGKDLMNIAMGDDVTAQLAAAGPVGVAAAAAIASAKKKKRPHSFETNPSIRKRQQNRLLRKLRQTIFEFATRVGQQAIVLVATPGKPNTSYKVFGAKPLEDVVKNLKSIVMEELETALAQQAPPPPQEDPSLFELPPLIIDGIPTPVEKMTQAQLRAFIPLMLKYSTGRGKPGWGRESTRPQWWPLELPWANVRMDARTEEEKQKISWTHALRKIVINCYKYHGREDLLPAFSEEDEKANILATSNATTTTSSNYTQNMLQTITNADGSLSIIHVDPNNSIITLPDGTTAQVQGVALTTQGEGTTVHTVQGIEGNGQTENMTVDLTEAGLGQENQLIITGEDGQGYPVSVSGMITVPVSSMYQMVANIQHLHQNGDGTVCLTPIQVPQSQLHSLRHLSASNKVIQATLKGQTSNLIYHIKQEASSEASANNNNNLEGSQTGGANGNPFGVKEESLEARRATSAIEHADSSHTQAIIDAEGNLIIQMRTAPAPPATSASSGSPAAPHSAPPQPVKVDFEP; the protein is encoded by the exons AGCCCAACTGGCAGCTGCTGGACCAGTTGGAGTAGCCGCAGCGGCAGCCATTGCTTCCGCAAAGAAAAAGAAGCGGCCACACTCTTTCGAGACGAATCCCTCTATCCGAAAGCGACAGCAGAATCGTCTCCTGCGCAAACTGAGA CAAACTATTTTTGAGTTCGCCACGAGGGTAGGTCAACAAGCCATTGTCCTGGTGGCGACACCTGGAAAACCAAATACCAGCTACAAA GTTTTCGGCGCTAAGCCGCTTGAGGATGTAGTGAAAAACCTCAAAAGTATTGTAATGGAGGAGCTAGAGACAGCACTGGCTCAGCAAGCACCTCCCCCACCTCAAGAAGATCCATCTCTCTTTGAGCTCCCTCCGCTCATCATCGACGGCATCCCGACGCCAGTGGAAAAAATGACACAGGCTCAGCTGAGGGCCTTCATTCCGCTCATGCTCAAGTATTCAACGGGCCGAGGGAAGCCTGGCTGGGGCAGAGAGTCTACGCGACCTCAGTGGTGGCCTCTGGAGCTGCCCTGGGCCAATGTACGAATGGACGCTCGCACAGAAGAGGAAAAACAGAAGATCAGCTGGACCCATGCACTACGCAAGATCGTTATCAATTGCTACAAATACCATGGGAGGGAGGACCTACTGCCGGCGTTCTCGGAGGAAGATGAGAAAGCCAATATTTTGGCCACGTCCAATGCCACAACAACGACATCATCCAAT TACACACAGAATATGCTACAGACCATCACAAATGCGGATGGATCCCTGTCAATAATCCACGTGGATCCTAACAATTCAATAATCACACTTCCAGACGGAACTACTGCACAAGTTCAAGGAGTTGCG CTGACAACCCAAGGTGAGGGCACCACCGTTCACACGGTACAGGGCATCGAGGGCAACGGCCAGACAGAGAATATGACAGTGGACTTGACTGAAGCTGGTTTGGGTCAGGAGAACCAGCTAATCATCACAGGCGAAGACGGACAAGGCTACCCAGTGTCCGTTAGCGGAATGATCACCGTCCCCGTGTCCTCCATGTACCAGATGGTGGCCAACATCCAGCATCTACATCAAAATGGCGACGGCACCGTCTGCCTCACGCCCATTCAGGTACCCCAATCCCAATTGCATAGTCTCCGGCACCTCAGTGCCTCCAACAAAGTCATCCAGGCCACGCTAAAGGGCCAGACCTCCAATCTCATCTACCACATCAAGCAGGAGGCCTCTTCGGAGGCCTCCGCAAATAACAACAACAACTTGGAGGGATCGCAAACAGGGGGCGCCAATGGGAATCCATTTGGTGTAAAGGAGGAGTCTCTGGAGGCGCGGAGGGCGACCAGTGCCATCGAACACGCTGATTCTAGTCACACGCAGGCCATCATTGATGCCGAAGGCAATCTCATAATACAGATGCGCACTGCTCCAGCCCCACCCGCCACCTCTGCTTCCTCCGGCAGCCCAGCGGCGCCCCATTCCGCTCCTCCGCAACCTGTCAAAGTTGACTTTGAGCCCTGA